The following nucleotide sequence is from Microthrixaceae bacterium.
CAACGCCGCATTCGACCGTGGGGACCTGAACGACCCCAACGCCGATCTCCTCGGCCCCGATGCCGAGTCGGTCACCACCTACCACCGGATGCCGTTCATCTTGGTGGTCATAGACGAGTTGGCCGACCTCATGATGGTGGCGGCACGAGACGTCGAGGAGTCGATCTGCCGCCTGGCCCAGATGGCCCGGGCGGTGGGGATCCACCTGGTGATCGCCACCCAGCGGCCATCGGTGAACGTGATCACCGGGTTGATCAAGGCCAACGTGCCAGCCCGCCTGGCTTTCGCGGTGTCGAGTGCCACCGACTCCCGGGTGATCTTGGACCAAACCGGCGCTGAACGACTGTTGGGCAAGGGCGACATGTTGCTGCTGGGCCCGTCCTCGTCGGTGGCCCAGCGGGTCCAGGGGTCCTGGGTGACCGAGGATGAGGTCCGCTCTATTGCCGCGTTCTGGAAACGCCAGGCCACCGATCTCGACTATGCCGACGACGTCCAGGGGTCGGGAGACGACGGCGGGGCCGGGACGAGCATCGGCGGAGGCGGTGGAGCCGGGGGTGCGTCGGGTGGTGATGACGACGACGATCTGTTGGCCCAGGCCACGGAGCTGGTGGTGCGGAGCCAGCTCGGTTCCACCTCGATGCTGCAACGCAAGCTCCGGGTTGGTTTCGCCCGCGCCGGACGGATCATGGACCTGTTGGAAGAACGGGGCGTGGTCGGTCCGTCAACTGGGTCCAAGGCTCGCGAAGTTCTGATGACCCCCGAGGAGCTCGACGGGGGAGGAGCAGCATCGGCGGCGGTCGACGCCGAGTTCGGCTCTGGTGACCCACCCGCTGATCCGATCACCCAGCCCTGAGCGCTCGGACGAGCCAGAAATCCTGACCATTTCAGTCGGGTAAATTCCCGACCCAACTGGTAAGGTATTGGTCATGGGCAAGCTGTTCGAGTTCCCCAACCCCGTCAACGAGGTGTCGGCCCGCCTGGTGGCTGCTGGCGTGGTCCTCCTCAGCCTCGGCGTGGTGGTGTTCGGCCAGACGTGGTTGATCGCCCCGCTGGCCTACGGGTTTGTGGCCCGGGTGCTGACCGGTCCAACGCTCAGTCCTCTTGGCCAGTTGGTCACCAGGGTGATCACACCGGCTTTGCCGTTCGAGGCCCGGATGGTTCCCGGCCCGCCCAAGCGATTCGCCCAGGGAATAGGTGCCACGCTGTCAGTGGCGGCCGCCGTGGCCCACTTCGGTTTCGGAGCCACTGGGCTGGCGGTGGTGCTGGTGGCCATGATCACCGCGGCCGCGTCACTGGAGGCCTCGCTTGGCTTCTGCCTCGGCTGCAAGATCTTCGCCTTGCTGATGAAGGTCGGGGTCATCCCCGAGGAGACCTGCGAGGCGTGCAACAACCTGGCCCTTCGTCGGGCTGTAACGATCTGATCTGTCCGAGCTGATCTATCCGATCTGGCGTTGTCATCGGATCGGTGGCAACGAGACCTGTTCACCGACGAACAACAGGTCGGGGTCGCCTAGTTGCGGGTTGGCCAGCACCACCTGTTGCCAGTAGTCCTCGACGGACGCGTGCTCGCCGGGTCCGGGCGAGGCGGCGGCGATCTCGGCTTCGGCCAGTGCCCACAGGTGGTCTCCGACTACGACGGTGTGGGTACGTCCAGCCCCAGGCCGGGATTGAGCCGAGGTTGGACCCGCATCGATAGGCGCCGCCTCGGTCACGGCGGCCACGGAGAGGTCCGTG
It contains:
- a CDS encoding DUF4395 domain-containing protein, with product MGKLFEFPNPVNEVSARLVAAGVVLLSLGVVVFGQTWLIAPLAYGFVARVLTGPTLSPLGQLVTRVITPALPFEARMVPGPPKRFAQGIGATLSVAAAVAHFGFGATGLAVVLVAMITAAASLEASLGFCLGCKIFALLMKVGVIPEETCEACNNLALRRAVTI